The sequence below is a genomic window from Nostoc flagelliforme CCNUN1.
GACGTTGAGCAAATCCGCGTGCTATCAAGGCATAAACAGCTAAGTAAGTGGCAACAGCAGAAGGACGTTTGCTTTGGGCTTCAAATAACTTGTGCTGTTCTGCAACTGTTAAGTGGTTGCGTAACTGCTGGATAAATCGCAGAAAGTCATCTATGTTTAAACCAGATTCATCATTGTTCGTGCCATCAATGCCACCACGATCTTCTAAGAGGTTTTGCAATAATTCTAAACCTTGGTGTCGTTCGGCAGTCTTTTCTTGAGGTAGTGCCAACAACTCCAAAATTCGATATGGTCGCAATTTGTAAAGATCCGCCTGAATTTCTGCCTGTACACTAGAAAACAACCCTTCGCGTACTAGCAGTTCTTGACCTGTTTCTAGGGATATGGCGGCATTTTCGTAGTGACCTTGCTGCCACTGTTCACGACCTAATTCGAGACAAGCAAGGGCAACAGTGAGAACAACATCTGGATGTTCAGCGCTTTCGTATATTTCTTGGTCTGCTAAATTATTACTTTTTCTTACACTTTTAGCACCATTTTTATTTATCAGGTATGGACGACCTAGTTTCAATACAAGCTCGTATTCGCCCAACTCTTGCAAAATTAATAAAGCGCCAACTAATTCGTCTTGGCTAATTTCGATGCCCAGACTTTGGATGTCGCTACCCCTTTTGGTGCTTTCTGGACGATTTTCCTTTGCTACTGCGGCAGCAGCAAGGTTATCTGGGTCATAGGCGTGGGCAAGATACAGATGATCGTAGGTACTGCGTTGTTTTGGATCTGATAAAACCACGTAAGCTTCTTCTATGAGTTGTTTACGAGAAGAAATTGCTGCCTGAGAATACTCACGTCGAGGCAATTGTACAATGCGATCGCTGTATGCCTGCCGCAATTGTTCATCACTTGCCGCCAACGGTAGTCCTAAAATTCGGTAGTAATCTAGCGGAATTCGCACAGCCTACTTCCCCTGCACCGTGATCAACATAATTCACCTAGAGCGTTCCAGGCCTGTAAAACCGTGCCATAACAATGCCGTATAGAATTTACTCTACAAGTGTATATTGCAACAACTTGTTTTGTACCTCCCCGAAATTTTGAGTCACATTCTAGTACTAATTTTTTGCTTTCGCGTAGAAAGCCTCAATTGTTTGTCTTAATTCTAGTATTTTTGTTTAACACAACTATTATCAGCCTTCGATAGCACAAACCACAACTACCGCTTTTTAATCACGGCATAATTGTTGTGGTTGTAAGAATCTATTGAGGATTGATTTTTTTGGGACTTTCCCCACTACGAGGTAACAAAAATACCACTATTGGGAGTTGGCCCTGATAACTGAGAAGCAAATAATATCATAATTTACCTTTAATTACAATTACCTATTTGGGTATATAGATTTTTGCCTCCTTTTTTTTAAATTGTTAATGGATATGCAGAAAGCAATCTATCTTGATTGGTAGTCTATGAAGGGGAATAGTGAGAGATAAAAACCCAAAGCGGCAGATGTTGCCGTTAGAGTCAAATCCTCACGGGACATCGGCTGAAAAGTTAAAAATCAAAAAATTAAAAATTCAGCTATTCCCTAAGGCCCTTTTTTGGTGCATAAATAAAGTTTGATTGTTGAGTCTTGCAAACGCTAGCCTGTTAAAAGCTGAGGTGTTATCAGACCAACTTATTTAAGACCGTAACTTTTAACTTGTACAACAGGGATACTCAAAAATAATGGTTCAAGAGCGTACTTTACCCACATTTAATCCTGCTACTACGCATATTACTAAGGAAGAAGGGTTACGGTTGTATGAGGACATGGTGTTAGGGCGCTTGTTTGAAGACAAGTGCGCTGAAATGTACTACAGGGGCAAAATGTTTGGTTTTGTCCATTTGTACAACGGTCAAGAAGCCGTTTGCAGTGGTGTTGTGCAGTCAATGCGACCGGGTGAAGATTATGTTTGTAGTACTTACCGCGACCATGTTCATGCTCTCAGTGCCGGTGTACCAGCAAAAGAGGTAATGGCAGAATTATTTGGCAAAGCCACAGGTTGCAGCAAAGGACGCGGTGGTTCCATGCACATGTTTTCTGCCAAACATCGCTTGCTAGGTGGCTACGCTTTTGTGGCTGAGGGAATTCCTGTAGCAGCTGGAGCGGCTTTTCAAAGCAAATACCGCCGCGAAGTGCTGGGAGATAAAAATGCTGACCAAGTGACAGCTTGCTTTTTTGGTGACGGTGCAGCTAACAACGGTCAGTTTTTCGAGACGCTAAATATGGCAGCCTTATGGAAACTACCAATTCTTTTTGTAGTCGAAAATAATAAGTGGGCCATTGGGATGTCTCACGAACGAGCCACTTCTCAGCCAGAGATTTATAAAAAAGCTAGTGCATTTAACATGGTGGGCGTGGAAGTAGATGGCATGGATGTACTAGCAGTCAGAGCCGTGGCTCAAGAAGCTGTAGCCCGTGCCCGCGCAGGTGAAGGACCAACATTAATTGAGGCGCTTACCTACCGCTTCCGGGGTCACTCCTTGGCTGACCCAGATGAAATGCGAAGCAAAGCGGAGAAAGAATTTTGGTTCGCCCGTGACCCAATTAAAAAGTTGGCAGCTTATTTGTTGGAGCAAAACCTGGCGGATGAAGGAGAAATCAAAGCAATTGATCGTAAAATTCAGGATGTAATCGACGAAGCGGTTAAATTCGCCGAAAGCAGCCCCGAACCAGACCCTAGCGAGTTATATCGTTTCGTGTTTGCAGAAGACGAGTAACAAAGTTAGGAGTTAGGAGTTAGGAGTTAGGAATTGTTAACTTGTAACTTACAACTCCTAACTCCTAACTATCCCTATACCCAGGACTAAAATTTGTGTTTAGCATTGCAGTTCAACAGCAACAGTACAAGACTTACATTCTTTCTGACGAAGGTGCTGGTTCTCAGTTGGAAGTCGTACCAGAACGCGGTGGTATCATTACCCGTTGGCGCATTCAAGGGCAAGAAATTTTCTACCTGGACACTGAACGCTTTACTCATCCTGAGTTAAGTGTCAGAGGTGGGAATCCTATTTTGTTTCCTATTTGTGGCAATCTACCAGATAATACCTACACTCACAACGGGCAACAATATACTCTCAAACAACACGGTTTTGCGCGGGAATTGCCGTGGAAAGCAGCAGAACAGAAAACTGGAGATAAAGCTAGTCTCACCGTTGTTCTTGATAGCAATGAACAAACCAAAGCAGTTTATCCTTTTGATTTTCAACTGGCTTTCACCTACGAGCTTCAGGGTAATACCCTAGAAGTCCGCCAGCAGTATAAAAACTTGTCATCCACACCAATGCCTTTTTCGGCTGGTTTCCATCCCTACTTTCTGTGTGGTGATAAAAGTCAGTTAGAGCTGGAAATTCCCTCTAAGCAGTATCAAGACAATCAAACTAAGGAAATCCACTCTTTTGACGGCAATTTTGACTTTAGCCGTGATGAAATTGATTTTGCCTTTGGACAGTTAACGAGTCAATCGGCCACTGCCATAGATGGCAGCCGGAAGTTAAAACTCACCTTGGATTATGATGATTTCTCTACCTACCTGGTATTTTGGACAGTCAAAGGCAAAGAGTTCTACTGTCTAGAACCGTGGAGTGCCACCCGTAACTCTCTTAATACTGGTGATAACCTGACTGTGTTAGCACCAGGAGCTAGCCACACAGCATCTGTAAGGTTGACTGCTAATTTTTTCTAAACCCCTTTACAAATCTATAGATGTATATGCTATGATTGCAAAGTTGCGAAATACAGCGAAAGGGTCGCTAACTCAACGGTAGAGTACTCGGCTTTTAACCGATTAGTTCCGGGTTCGAATCCCGGGCGACCCATTTAAAAAAGAATTCGGCAGTCAGACTATCTTCGCCTCTGCGTGAGATTTTTATGCTATTAATTCTCCCGCATTGCTACACTAAGTTTTTCTAAATTTTCACGAACAGTCAGACTACGAATATGATTAACACCCCAGACTCGTTCACAAATATCTAAAGCTTGCAAATAAAGCGGTTCTGCTTCATCATAACGTCCAGTTTCACGATAAATTTCTGCCAGATTATTGAGACTTTCAGCGACATTGGGATGATTTTCTCCCAATAGGTGCTTAT
It includes:
- a CDS encoding aldose epimerase family protein, which produces MFSIAVQQQQYKTYILSDEGAGSQLEVVPERGGIITRWRIQGQEIFYLDTERFTHPELSVRGGNPILFPICGNLPDNTYTHNGQQYTLKQHGFARELPWKAAEQKTGDKASLTVVLDSNEQTKAVYPFDFQLAFTYELQGNTLEVRQQYKNLSSTPMPFSAGFHPYFLCGDKSQLELEIPSKQYQDNQTKEIHSFDGNFDFSRDEIDFAFGQLTSQSATAIDGSRKLKLTLDYDDFSTYLVFWTVKGKEFYCLEPWSATRNSLNTGDNLTVLAPGASHTASVRLTANFF
- the pdhA gene encoding pyruvate dehydrogenase (acetyl-transferring) E1 component subunit alpha → MVQERTLPTFNPATTHITKEEGLRLYEDMVLGRLFEDKCAEMYYRGKMFGFVHLYNGQEAVCSGVVQSMRPGEDYVCSTYRDHVHALSAGVPAKEVMAELFGKATGCSKGRGGSMHMFSAKHRLLGGYAFVAEGIPVAAGAAFQSKYRREVLGDKNADQVTACFFGDGAANNGQFFETLNMAALWKLPILFVVENNKWAIGMSHERATSQPEIYKKASAFNMVGVEVDGMDVLAVRAVAQEAVARARAGEGPTLIEALTYRFRGHSLADPDEMRSKAEKEFWFARDPIKKLAAYLLEQNLADEGEIKAIDRKIQDVIDEAVKFAESSPEPDPSELYRFVFAEDE